The sequence AGGGCAGCCGCCAACCGATTTGGCAAAGCTGCCGATATCTTCGAGGCGCGTGCCGATCTGCTGGCCATAAAGGTCGACCGACGCACGGCCGATCGTCACGACGTCGAGGGTTTTCGTCCCGTCATCGGGGTGCGCGTTACTCACGGCAATTCTCCGAGCCGGCTCTTGGCCGATATGCAAATACCCGGTCAGCGTCCGGTTGCGCAGCGAAACATTAGTTCCGGCAATTCGTCAACCTGGAATGTACGTTCCACTGATGGAATTTGCTTGTTTGACTGACGGGCGTACATCATTCGCCGAGCAGTGCGACAGTCGGTGGGGTCAGCCGCGGCGGCGCTTTTCGGCGATGGAAACCGTCAGCGCCATGGCAAAGGCCATGCTGGCCGACAGCGAGCGGAAGCCGGCATGGTCGGCCTCGACCACTTCGAACCATTCCGCCGAGCATTCCGCGAGCGGCGAGAAAGCCGAATCGGTCAGCGACACGACCGGGATGCCGCGCGCCGCCATCTGGCGCGCCTGGGCGGCGCTTTCGGAGGCATAGGGCGAAAAGCTGACCGCAAAGGCCGCATCCCGGGTGCTGGCCATGGCCAGCATGTCGTCGTCTATGCCGGCCGATGTGCCGACCAGCTGGCACCGTACTTTGAGCTTGCCGAAGGCATAGGCCATGTAGCTGCTGATGGGGTAGGAGCGGCGCTTGGCGATGAGGTAGATGGTTTCCGCCCCGGCCAGCAAGGTTACGGCACGCTCGAAGGCCTCGGGCTCCACCGCCGCTGCCACTGCATCGATGGAGCGATGCGCGGCGGCAATGAAGCCGTTGAAGATGGTCGTGCTCTCGGCCAGTGCGGTGCCGTCCTGTTCCAGGATGCGCAGGCGCTCCTCGTAGGAGGATGTGCGTTCGCGCAGGCGGGCACGAAACAGAAGCTGCAGGCCCGAGAAGCCATCGAAGCCGAAATGCTGCGCGAAGCGCACCAGCGTCGAGGGCTGCACGTCAGCCGACAGCGCTATGCTTGCGGCCGTGCCGAAGGCGATTTCGTCCGGGTGGTCGAGCGCATAAATCGCCACCTGGGTCAGCCGCTTGGGTAGGTCACCCTTGCGCTCCAGAATGGTCGCGCGAAGGCTGTCGAAGTCGTGCGGGGGCTGCGGCTTGGCTGACGAGTCGGACATGGGCATATTCTCGCTATCGGCGCACATAATCTCCAATATCGAGCGGCAATCAAGTCACGCTAGAAAGCCTATTCCGGAAATGGAACGCTTGAATTACTCATTTCGCCAGCAGTGGAGGGTGGAATGAAAACGACCATCGGCGTTGGCCTCATCGGCACCGGCTACATGGGCAAATGCCATGCCTTGGCCTGGAACGGAGTCAAGGCGGTATTCGGCGACGGACCGCGACCGGTATTGGTGCACCTGGCCGAGGTCAATGCCGCGCTTGCCCGTGAGAAGGCGGACGAGTTCGGTTTCGAACGGTCGACGGGCGACTGGCGGGCGCTGGTTGCCGACCCGGATGTCGAGGTGGTCTCGGTCACCACCCCCAATGCCTTCCATGCCGAGATGGCCGTCGCGGCGCTCGAGGCCGGCAAGCATGTGTGGTGCGAAAAGCCGATGGCCGTGGCGCTCTCCGACGCCGAGCGCATGGCGGCAGCGGCCCGCGCGTCTGGCAGGGTGGCCGTTCTTGGCTACAATTACATTCAGAACCCGCTGGTGCGGCAGATCGGGGCCATCCTTGCAGACGGCACCATTGGTGCGGTGAACCATGTCCGCCTCGAGATGGACGAGGACTTCATGGCCGATCCGGACGCGCTGTTCTACTGGAAGAGCGAGGCCAGCTCCGGCTATGGCGCGCTGGACGATTTCGGGGTGCATCCGCTGAGCCTGTTGCACGTGCTGTTCGGTGGCGTGACCAAGGTCTTTGCGCATCTGAGCAAGCCCTATGCCGACCGGCCAACCAGGGACGGGGCGCGGCGGGCAGTGGAGACGTTCGACATTGCCAGCGTGCTGTTCGAAATGGCTGGCGGCATCAGCGGCATGATGGCGCTCGATCGGTCCGCCTGGGGCCGCAAGGGCCGCATCGCGTTGCAGATCTTCGGCAGCAAGGGTAGCATTGTGTTCGACCAGGAGCGGTTCAACGAGCTGCAGCTTTATGTGACCTCGGACAGGCCGACCGAGCAGGGCTTCCGCACCATCCTGGCGGCGCCGCAGCACGCGCCCTATGACCGGTTCATTCCTGCGCCGGGGCACGGGCTCGGCTTCAACGATCTCAAGATCATCGAATGCCACGAACTGCTGCGGGCGATTGCCGGCGCGCCGGCCCGGGTCATCGACTTCGATGCGGGCCTGCGGATCGAGCGGACCGTGCATGCCATGGCACAGAGCCATCGCGAACAGCGCTGGGTTGACGTGGCGCACGCGTAGATGTGGCGCGCAACTAGAAGATGGCGTGATCGCGCCGCACGATGTCGGTGAGGAATTCGGCGACGGTGCTGACGCGGCGGATGCTGCGCAGGTCTTCGTGCACCACGGTCCAGTAGCTGCGGGTCAGCGTGTGCTGCGGCAGGATGGGGACGAGACCGGCGTCTGACCGGGCCATGAAGGCGTGGAGGATGCCGATGCCGGTGCCGGAGCGCACGGCCTCGGTTTGGCCCATGGCGGAGGATACCGCGACGCTCGAGCGCCAGCCCTTGAGGAACTCGGCAGTGTAGTCGAGCGTGGCGGTATAGAGCAGGTCTTCGACATAGCCGACGAGGCGGTGGTCGGCGAGGTCGTCGAGCGTCTGCGGCGTGCCGTGGGCGGCGAGATAGGAACGTGCCGCGTAGAGGCCTAGGCAGTAATCGGTGAGCTTGCGCGCGACGAGCCGGCCTTCGCGCGGACGTTCCAGGGTGACGGCGATATCGGCCTCGCGACGCGACAGGGAGAAGGCGCGGGGGACCGGGACCAGTTCGATGCGCAGGCCCTTGTGGCGCTCGGTGAGCTCGCCCAGGCGCGGGGCGAGGAAGGCGACGCCGAAGCCGTCAGGGGCGCCGACGCGCACGGTGCCTTCGATGAGGCTATCGGCGCCAGCGGCCTCTCGGGCAGCCAGCATGGCGCTTTCCATACGCTCGGCATGGACAAGAAAGCGCTCGCCATCGCCGGACAGGTCCGAACCGTTGGTCTTGCGGGTGAAGAGCTTGCTGCCCAGCGCCGCTTCAAGCGCGGTCAGGCGCCGGGCCACGGTGGCGTGGTTGAGGCCCAGCGTCTTGGCGGCGCCGAGTATCTGGCCGCTGCGGGCGACGGCGAGGAAGATGCGAACGTCATCCCAGTTCATGGTGGCCCTCCAAACCAGTTATTCCCCCGCGTCATTCCCGCGAAGGCGGGAATCCACTCTTGGACACCGCGCCGGCAGAGTGGATTCCCGCCTTCGCGGGAATGACGCGGTGATGAACGTTAGTCAATTTTCGCACAACGGATGCAAAATCTATGGTGTTGCGATGCGTGGAGTGTAGCGCCAAGAATGCTCGCCAACAAGGGAGAGCCTCATGCGCACTATCGGCCATTTCATCGACGGCGTCGAAACTTCGGGCAACAGCGCCGAATTCCAGGACGTGTTCAATCCCGCGACCGGCGAGGTACAGGCCCGCGTGGCGCTGGCAACGAAGGCCGATCTCGATGCCGCCGTGGCGTCGGCTGCCGCGGCGCAGCCCAAATGGGCGGCGACCAATCCGCAGCGCCGGGCGCGTGTGTTCTTCAACTTCGTCGCGCTGATCAATCGCGACATGGACGCACTCGCCGAACTGCTGAGCGCCGAGCATGGCAAGACGGTCGACGACGCCAAGGGCGATATCCTGCGCGGTCTCGAGGTCGCCGAGTTCGTGGCCGGTGCGCCGCATCTGCTCAAGGGCGAGTTCACCGACGGGGCAGGGCCGGGGATCGACATGTATTCGCTGCGCCAGCCGGTTGGCATCGGCGCCGGCATCACCCCGTTCAACTTCCCGGCCATGATCCCGCTCTGGATGCTGTCGCCGGCCATCGCCGCCGGCAATGCCTTCATCCTCAAGCCATCCGAGCGCGACCCGTCCGTGCCGGTCAAGCTGGCGCAGCTGGCGATCGAAGCCGGGCTGCCCAAGGGCATCCTCAATGTCGTGCATGGCGGCAAGGCGGTGGTCGACGGTATCCTGCATCACGACCAGATCGGCGCGGTGAGCTTTGTCGGCTCCACTCCGATCGCCCGCTACGTCTATGCAACCGCCGCCTCCGAGGGTAAGCGCGTGCAGGCCTTTGGCGGTGCCAAGAACCACATGATCATCATGCCCGACGCGGACATGGAAAAGGCCGCCGATGCGCTGATGGGCGCCGGCTATGGTTCGGCCGGCGAACGCTGCATGGCGGTGTCGGTGGCTGTGCCCGTAGGCAACGAGACCGCCGACAGGATCGTCGCAGCGCTTAAGCCGCGCATCGAAAAGCTCAAGGTTGGCCCGGCCACCGACAAGTCGAGCGAAATGGGGCCGGTCATCACCAAGGCCTCCAAGGATCGGATCGCCTCGCTGGTCGAATCCGGTATCGCTCAGGGCGCGACGCTGGCGGTCGATGGCCGCGGCTTCTCGCTGCAGGGCTATGAAAATGGCTACTTTGTCGGGCCGACCCTGTTCGACAACGTCACAGCGGAAATGGATATCTACAAGGAAGAGATTTTCGGGCCGGTGCTGTCGGTGGTGCGAACCCGGACTTACGAGGAAGCGCTGAAGCTGACCATGGACAATCCCTATGGCAACGGTACCGCCATCTTCACCCGCGACGGCGATGCGGCGCGCGATTTCGCGGCGCGAGTCAATGTCGGCATGGTGGGCATCAACGTGCCGGTGCCGGTGCCGCTTGCCTATCATAGCTTCGGTGGCTGGAAGGCGAGCGCCTTCGGCGACCTCAACCAGCACGGTACGGATTCGATCAAGTTCTGGACCCGGACCAAGACGGTCACGGCGCGCTGGCCATCGGGCATCAAGGACGGTGCCGAATTCCAGATGCCGACGATGAAGTAAGAGACAAAGGTTGGGGCGCGCCTAGCGCCCCAATACCATGGCCAGCAATACGACCACCGCGCCCGCCAGCACCAGTGATAGCAATTGCCAAAAGAGCACCGGGTTGCGCACCAGCAGCGACCGGGGCGGCAGGGTGGCGAAATCCGGATTTGGATGGCGGAGATCGTAGGTGAATTCCGACAGCGCCTCGTAGCGCTGCGCTGGATCGGGATGGACGGCTCTTTCGAGCGCGCGGTCGACCCATTCCGGGATACCTCGGTCAGTGGACACCGGCTGATAGTGCAGGCGGGCCAGGTCGCCGCGATTGCGCAGCATGGCGGCGCTGGCGCCATAGGGTAGTTGTCCCGTCAGCATCTGATAGGCGATGACGCCGAGCGAGAACTGGTCGGAACGGTCGGTGCCGGCATCGCCGATGCGGTATTCGGGCGCCGCATATTGCAGGGTGCCGAGCAGGGCTTCGTCTTCCACCGGCTGCGCCTCGACGACGCCGGCCACCTTGGTGGAGCCGAAGTCGATGATCTTAACCGTCCCGGTCTTGTCGATCATGATGTTGTCGGGGCGCAGATCCTGATGCACCATTTCCTGGCGATGGAAGGCGTTGAGCCCGCGGGCGATCTGCTCGATCAGGTCGCGCACCGTGTTGAGATCTGGCCGCGGATTGTCGATCATCCACTGCGTCAGGGTCTGGCCATCGACATATTCGGTCACAAGATAGAGGTAGTGGCGCTTGCGATCCTGCTGATGGATGCGCAGGGCATGCGGCGTGTTGAGGCGCCGCGCGATCCACTCTTCCATCATGAAGCGGCGGAGGAATGCCGGATCGTCGCGCATGTCTGCTCCGGGCACCTTGATCACGGCGAGGCGTTCGTCGGTCTTGTCCTGGGCGAGGAAGACCTGGCTGCGCGCATTGGCGTGCAGCGGGCGGATGATGCGGTAGCCGTCGAAATCTGTTCCCGGCTCGATCGGGGTCGGCAAGGGCAGGTCGGCGGACTGGCCCAGGAAATCGGCAGCCTCGCCCCCGGGCAGGGCATCGATGCGGACAATCTGGATGGTGAGATTGTCGCTGCTGCCATTGTCCATAGCGCTGGCCACCACATGTCGGGCGGCGGCATCGAGATCGTCAGGGTGCGCCGCGATGGCTTCGGCGATAATCGCGCCATCGACATGTTCATGTACGCCATCGGTAGTGAGCACGAAGATATCGCCGACGCCAATGGGGACGCTGCGATAGTCGACCTCGACATTGCCGCCGATGCCCAGGGCGCGACCCAGATAGAAATGGTTGCCGCTGGCGGGGACGCGGTGGTCCACGGTTAGTTGCTCCAGCGAGCGGCCGGCCAGGCGATAGATGCGTGAATCGCCGATATGGAAGATGTGCGCGGCGCGCGATTTCAGCACCAGTATGCTGAGGGTGCACACATAACCGCTATCGACATCGTCGGCTTGGCGGGCGCGAGTCTGGGAATGCAGCCAGGCATTGGTGGCCGCGATGACACGGTGGGCGGCCGTTTTGACCGGCCAGGGATCGGGCGTGTCGTAGTAGTCGGTAAGGAAGCTCTTGATGGCCGTCTGGGCGGCGATGGAGCTGACTTCGCTCGAGGAAATGCCGTCGGCCAGGGCGATGGCGATGCCCTTGAGATCGAGCGCCGGCTGGGCCGGGATCAGCGCGCCATAGAAGTCCTGGTTAGCCGGCTTGCGGCCCTTGTCGGAATGCTGTCCGAGCGAGATGGCGAGGCTGGCGCTCATGGCTCTCCCGGATGGCGGCGGGCGCTCCGCTTTTGCGAAGCGCCCGGCAGTTGACTTATTCGGCCGGTGCGAACCGGGCGGCCGCGGCGCGCTGGGTAGCACGGCTGCTGTGGGTGGCATAGAGCGTCAGGCCGACGAAGGCGAGGCCGCCGACCATGTTGCCAATGACGGTGGGGATCTCGTTCCAGATCAGGTAATCCATGATCGAGAACTGGCCGCCGAGCATGATGCCCGAGGGGAACAGGTACATGTTCACGATGGAATGCTCGAAGCCCATGTAGAAGAACAGCATGATGGGCATCCACATGCCGATGACCTTGCCCGAGACCGAGGTGGACATCATGGCGGCGACGACGCCGGTCGACACCATCCAGTTGCAGAGCACGCCGCGGATGAACAGGGTGAGCATCCCGGCGGCGCCGTGGGCGGCATAGCCGACGGTGCGGCCCTCGCCGATATGGCCGATCTTTTCGCCGATGGCGTCGGGAGCCTGGCTGAACCCAAAGGTGAAGATGATCGCCATCATCACGGCGACCGTGAAGGCACCGGCGAAGTTGCCCGTGAAGACGAGCCCCCAGTTGCGCAGGACGCCGTTGAGCGTCACACCGGGCCGCTTGTCGATCAGCGCCAGCGGGACCAGGGTCATGACGCCGGTCAGCAGGTCAAAGCCCATCAGATAGAGCAGGCAGAAGCCCACCGGGAACAGGATGGCGCCGGCCAGGGGCTGGCCCGTATTGACGTTGATGGTGATGGCAAAGGCGGCAGCCAGCGCCAGGATGGCGCCGGCCATGTAGGCGCGGATCAGCGTGTCGCGCGTGGACATGAAGACCTTGGCCTCGCCGGCGTCGATCATCTTGGTCACGAATTCGGTTGGTATGACGTAGGCCATTGGTTCTCCCTGCCGCCAATGCGGCTCGGTTGGTGGTGGACTATTCGGCGGCGACCAGATCGGCCGTGAACGCCATGAAAATGCGGCCATCGACCAGGTCGATGGGATAGGTCCTGACCTGGCCCTCGTCGGCGCCAAGCGCCTGGCCGGTGGCAAGGTCGAAAACCCAGTTGTGCAGCGGGCAGGTGACGGAGGCGCCGTGGACGATGCCTTCGCTGAGCGGCCCGTGCCTGTGCGGGCAGCGGTTCTCGATGGCGAAGACCTGGTCTTCCTGCGTGCGGAACACCGCGATCTTGCCGGCTGGCGTGTTGACGCAGCGCGAGCCGCGGCGGGGAATGGCGTCGATGGTGCCGATCTCGATCCAGTCGCTCATTGATGCTCTCCTTATTCCGCAGCTACGGGCATGCCGAACTCGGCCATGGCGGCGAATTCGTGCGCGTCCTTGCCGTTGACGCGCTCTTCCCACGGGTCGACCTGGGCAAAGGTCTGCGAATAGACGAAGCGCTCGAAGTAGTGGCGGCGCTTGGCCAGGTCGTCGACGATGTTGGCCTTGATCGAGGGCGTGCCGACGCGCTTGGCCCACTTGTAGATGCGTTCGAGATAGCGGCCCTGTTCGCGGTAGAGCTGGGTCAGGGCGACGATGATTTCGAGCGCCTCGTCCTCGGTATCGGCATGGCAGAGCAGTTCGGTGCCCTTGATGTCGAGCCCCGCTGCCCCGGCAAAGTGGATGTCGTAGCCACTATCCACGCAGATGACGCCGATATCCTTGCAGGTGGCCTCGGCGCAGTTGCGCGGGCAGCCCGAGACGGCGAGCTTGACCTTGGCCGGCGTCCAACTGCCCCACATGAATTTTTCAAGCCGGATGCCCAGGCCCGTCGAATCCTGGGTGCCGAAGCGGCACCAGTCCGAGCCTACACAGGTCTTGACCGTGCGCAGACCCTTGGCATAGGCGGCGCCCGAGACCATGCCGGCGGCATTGAGATCGGCCCAGACAGCCGGCAGGTCTTCCTTCTTGACGCCCAGCAGGTCGATGCGCTGTCCGCCGGTGACCTTGACGGCCGGGATGGCGAACTTGTCGGCGACATCGGCGATGGCGCGCAGTTCCTTGGGGTTGGTCATGCCGCCCCACATGCGCGGCACGACCGAATAGGTGCCGTCCTTCTGGATGTTGGCGTGGACGCGCTCGTTGATGAAGCGCGACTGGCCATCATCCTCGTATTCACCCGGCCAATCGGAGACCAGGTAGTAGTTCAGCGCCGGGCGGCACTTGGCGCAGCCGCAAGAGGTCTTCCACTCCAGCTCCTGCATGACGGCGGGAATTGACTTGAGACCCTTGGCGATGATCAGGCGGCGGACGTCGTCATGGCCATATTCGGTGCAGGGGCACATGGGCTGGACGGCGGCGGGGTTATAGGCGTCGCCCAGCGTGACGTGAAGCAGTTGCTCGACCAGATGTGTGCACGAACCGCAGGATGCGGAGGCCTTGGTATGGGCGCGCACGCCGTCCAGGGTCGTCAGGCCCTTGCCGGTGATTGCGCCGGTGATCTTGCCCTTGCACACGCCGTTGCAGCCGCAGATCTCTGCCTCATCCGGCAAGGCTGCAACGGCCGCCATAGGGTCCAGGGCGGCACCGCCCTGGTATGCCTGGCCGAAAATAAGCGTGTCGCGCATTTCGCGTGTATCGACGCCGCGCTTGAGCAGGTCGAAGAACCATGGGCCGTCGCTGGTCTCGCCATAGAGCACGGCGCCGATGATGCGGTCGTCCTTGAGCACCAGGCGCTTGTAGACGCCGGCGCTGGCGTCACGCAGCACCACCTCTTCGCGGTCTTCGGCCTCGCCGAAATCGCCGGCGGAGAACAGATCGATGCCGGTGACCTTGAGCTTGGTCGAGGTGACCGAGCCCTGGTAGGCAGCCGCCTGGCCGGCCAGGGTCTTGGCCAGCACCTCACCCATCTCATAGAGCGGCGCGACCAGCCCATAGCAGGTGCCGCGATGTTCGGCGCATTCGCCCAGGGCGTAAATATGCGGGTCGTCGGTGCGCAGCTGGTCGTCGACAACGATACCGCGATTGACGGCGAGCCCGGCAGACTTGGCAAGGCCGGAAGCTGGGCGGATGCCCACGGCCATCACGACCATCGAGCAGTCGATGACGGTGCCGTCGCTGAGTTCAACGCCGGTGACGCGGTCAGTGCCCAGCACCTGCTTGGTATTGGCCTTGGTCATCACGGCAATGCCGCGATCCCTGAAGGCCTTTTCGAGCAGATAGCCGGCGGCGGGATCGAGCTGGCGCTCCATCAGGGTTGGCTGCAGATGCAGCACGGTGACGTCCATGCCCTGCATCTTGAGGCCGGCGGCGGCTTCGAGGCCGAGCAGGCCGCCGCCAATGACCACCACCTTGCAGCCGACACCTGATGCCAGCATCTTGTCGACGTCGTCGAGGTCGCGATAGGTCACGACACCCGGCAACTGGTGGCCGGGCACGGGTGGGATGAATGGGCTGGAGCCCGTGGCGATGACGAGCTTGTCGTAGTCTGCGACGATGCCGTTGGTGGAGACCACGCGCCGGTTCTCGCGGTCGATCAGGGTGACCGGCGAGGATTTGTGCAGGGTGACGTTGTTGGCCGAATACCAATCGTCGCCATGGGTGATGATGTCCTCATAGGTTTTTTCGCCGGACAGCACCGGGGAAAGCATGAGGCGGTTGTAGTTCACGCGCGGTTCGGCGTTGAAAATCGTGACGTCGAACTGGCCGGGTGCAGCCTCGAACAGATGCTCGAGCATGCGCCCGGGGGCCATGCCGTTGCCGATGATGACTAACCGTTCTGCCATCCGTGTCTCTCCACCTGCCGCCGCTAGCGCGGCGCGAAAACAAAAAAGCTGCCAACCGACCTCCGGCCCGACGTGGGTCGAGCAGTGTCAGTTGGCAGCTTTGCCTGAAGTGACGCCCAGCACTGGACGCCGAAACTGGTGACACCATGGGGTGCCGCAGCAACAACAATGCAGGAAGCGTGCCAAACCCTCGCGGTTGACGTTATGCCAACGAAATCAAGTATTTGACCTAACTGGTCGCTTTTGCCAAAACACCATCCCAGCCAGCAGCGCCGCCCAATCGAAGGTCAAACTGCGCAAAAACTGTGCAATAGGCAGTTCTTCAGGAAACTGCCCAAGGCTTGATC comes from Devosia oryziradicis and encodes:
- a CDS encoding LysR family transcriptional regulator: MNWDDVRIFLAVARSGQILGAAKTLGLNHATVARRLTALEAALGSKLFTRKTNGSDLSGDGERFLVHAERMESAMLAAREAAGADSLIEGTVRVGAPDGFGVAFLAPRLGELTERHKGLRIELVPVPRAFSLSRREADIAVTLERPREGRLVARKLTDYCLGLYAARSYLAAHGTPQTLDDLADHRLVGYVEDLLYTATLDYTAEFLKGWRSSVAVSSAMGQTEAVRSGTGIGILHAFMARSDAGLVPILPQHTLTRSYWTVVHEDLRSIRRVSTVAEFLTDIVRRDHAIF
- a CDS encoding bifunctional protein-serine/threonine kinase/phosphatase, with the protein product MSASLAISLGQHSDKGRKPANQDFYGALIPAQPALDLKGIAIALADGISSSEVSSIAAQTAIKSFLTDYYDTPDPWPVKTAAHRVIAATNAWLHSQTRARQADDVDSGYVCTLSILVLKSRAAHIFHIGDSRIYRLAGRSLEQLTVDHRVPASGNHFYLGRALGIGGNVEVDYRSVPIGVGDIFVLTTDGVHEHVDGAIIAEAIAAHPDDLDAAARHVVASAMDNGSSDNLTIQIVRIDALPGGEAADFLGQSADLPLPTPIEPGTDFDGYRIIRPLHANARSQVFLAQDKTDERLAVIKVPGADMRDDPAFLRRFMMEEWIARRLNTPHALRIHQQDRKRHYLYLVTEYVDGQTLTQWMIDNPRPDLNTVRDLIEQIARGLNAFHRQEMVHQDLRPDNIMIDKTGTVKIIDFGSTKVAGVVEAQPVEDEALLGTLQYAAPEYRIGDAGTDRSDQFSLGVIAYQMLTGQLPYGASAAMLRNRGDLARLHYQPVSTDRGIPEWVDRALERAVHPDPAQRYEALSEFTYDLRHPNPDFATLPPRSLLVRNPVLFWQLLSLVLAGAVVVLLAMVLGR
- a CDS encoding formate/nitrite transporter family protein gives rise to the protein MAYVIPTEFVTKMIDAGEAKVFMSTRDTLIRAYMAGAILALAAAFAITINVNTGQPLAGAILFPVGFCLLYLMGFDLLTGVMTLVPLALIDKRPGVTLNGVLRNWGLVFTGNFAGAFTVAVMMAIIFTFGFSQAPDAIGEKIGHIGEGRTVGYAAHGAAGMLTLFIRGVLCNWMVSTGVVAAMMSTSVSGKVIGMWMPIMLFFYMGFEHSIVNMYLFPSGIMLGGQFSIMDYLIWNEIPTVIGNMVGGLAFVGLTLYATHSSRATQRAAAARFAPAE
- a CDS encoding CoA-acylating methylmalonate-semialdehyde dehydrogenase; translation: MRTIGHFIDGVETSGNSAEFQDVFNPATGEVQARVALATKADLDAAVASAAAAQPKWAATNPQRRARVFFNFVALINRDMDALAELLSAEHGKTVDDAKGDILRGLEVAEFVAGAPHLLKGEFTDGAGPGIDMYSLRQPVGIGAGITPFNFPAMIPLWMLSPAIAAGNAFILKPSERDPSVPVKLAQLAIEAGLPKGILNVVHGGKAVVDGILHHDQIGAVSFVGSTPIARYVYATAASEGKRVQAFGGAKNHMIIMPDADMEKAADALMGAGYGSAGERCMAVSVAVPVGNETADRIVAALKPRIEKLKVGPATDKSSEMGPVITKASKDRIASLVESGIAQGATLAVDGRGFSLQGYENGYFVGPTLFDNVTAEMDIYKEEIFGPVLSVVRTRTYEEALKLTMDNPYGNGTAIFTRDGDAARDFAARVNVGMVGINVPVPVPLAYHSFGGWKASAFGDLNQHGTDSIKFWTRTKTVTARWPSGIKDGAEFQMPTMK
- a CDS encoding MurR/RpiR family transcriptional regulator; the encoded protein is MSDSSAKPQPPHDFDSLRATILERKGDLPKRLTQVAIYALDHPDEIAFGTAASIALSADVQPSTLVRFAQHFGFDGFSGLQLLFRARLRERTSSYEERLRILEQDGTALAESTTIFNGFIAAAHRSIDAVAAAVEPEAFERAVTLLAGAETIYLIAKRRSYPISSYMAYAFGKLKVRCQLVGTSAGIDDDMLAMASTRDAAFAVSFSPYASESAAQARQMAARGIPVVSLTDSAFSPLAECSAEWFEVVEADHAGFRSLSASMAFAMALTVSIAEKRRRG
- the nirB gene encoding nitrite reductase large subunit NirB, with the translated sequence MAERLVIIGNGMAPGRMLEHLFEAAPGQFDVTIFNAEPRVNYNRLMLSPVLSGEKTYEDIITHGDDWYSANNVTLHKSSPVTLIDRENRRVVSTNGIVADYDKLVIATGSSPFIPPVPGHQLPGVVTYRDLDDVDKMLASGVGCKVVVIGGGLLGLEAAAGLKMQGMDVTVLHLQPTLMERQLDPAAGYLLEKAFRDRGIAVMTKANTKQVLGTDRVTGVELSDGTVIDCSMVVMAVGIRPASGLAKSAGLAVNRGIVVDDQLRTDDPHIYALGECAEHRGTCYGLVAPLYEMGEVLAKTLAGQAAAYQGSVTSTKLKVTGIDLFSAGDFGEAEDREEVVLRDASAGVYKRLVLKDDRIIGAVLYGETSDGPWFFDLLKRGVDTREMRDTLIFGQAYQGGAALDPMAAVAALPDEAEICGCNGVCKGKITGAITGKGLTTLDGVRAHTKASASCGSCTHLVEQLLHVTLGDAYNPAAVQPMCPCTEYGHDDVRRLIIAKGLKSIPAVMQELEWKTSCGCAKCRPALNYYLVSDWPGEYEDDGQSRFINERVHANIQKDGTYSVVPRMWGGMTNPKELRAIADVADKFAIPAVKVTGGQRIDLLGVKKEDLPAVWADLNAAGMVSGAAYAKGLRTVKTCVGSDWCRFGTQDSTGLGIRLEKFMWGSWTPAKVKLAVSGCPRNCAEATCKDIGVICVDSGYDIHFAGAAGLDIKGTELLCHADTEDEALEIIVALTQLYREQGRYLERIYKWAKRVGTPSIKANIVDDLAKRRHYFERFVYSQTFAQVDPWEERVNGKDAHEFAAMAEFGMPVAAE
- a CDS encoding Gfo/Idh/MocA family protein; this translates as MKTTIGVGLIGTGYMGKCHALAWNGVKAVFGDGPRPVLVHLAEVNAALAREKADEFGFERSTGDWRALVADPDVEVVSVTTPNAFHAEMAVAALEAGKHVWCEKPMAVALSDAERMAAAARASGRVAVLGYNYIQNPLVRQIGAILADGTIGAVNHVRLEMDEDFMADPDALFYWKSEASSGYGALDDFGVHPLSLLHVLFGGVTKVFAHLSKPYADRPTRDGARRAVETFDIASVLFEMAGGISGMMALDRSAWGRKGRIALQIFGSKGSIVFDQERFNELQLYVTSDRPTEQGFRTILAAPQHAPYDRFIPAPGHGLGFNDLKIIECHELLRAIAGAPARVIDFDAGLRIERTVHAMAQSHREQRWVDVAHA
- the nirD gene encoding nitrite reductase small subunit NirD, with protein sequence MSDWIEIGTIDAIPRRGSRCVNTPAGKIAVFRTQEDQVFAIENRCPHRHGPLSEGIVHGASVTCPLHNWVFDLATGQALGADEGQVRTYPIDLVDGRIFMAFTADLVAAE